Proteins encoded by one window of Pelecanus crispus isolate bPelCri1 chromosome 8, bPelCri1.pri, whole genome shotgun sequence:
- the HSBP1 gene encoding heat shock factor-binding protein 1: MAETDPKTVQDLTAVVQTLLQQMQDKFQTMSDQIIGRIDDMSCRIDDLEKNIADLMTQAGVEELEGENKTPATNKS; encoded by the exons ATGGCCGAGACCGACCCGAAGACCGTGCAGGACCTCACCGCCGTG GTGCAGACGTTGCTTCAGCAAATGCAGGACAAATTTCAAACCATGTCTGACCAAATAATTGGAAGAA TTGATGACATGAGCTGTCGCATAGATGACCTGGAGAAGAACATAGCAGACCTCATGACGCAAGCAGGAGTGGAAGAATTGGAAGGCGAGAACAAGACCCCTGCTACTAACAAGAGTTAA